From Anomalospiza imberbis isolate Cuckoo-Finch-1a 21T00152 chromosome 6, ASM3175350v1, whole genome shotgun sequence, one genomic window encodes:
- the TRAPPC6B gene encoding trafficking protein particle complex subunit 6B, which produces MADEALFLLLHSEMVAGMYRAAEQGEGENGRCTTKLESMGFRVGQGLIERFTKDTARFKDELDIMKFICKDFWTTVFKKQIDNLRTNHQGIYVLQDNKFRLLTQMSAGKQYLEHAPKYLAFTCGLIRGGLSNLGIKSIVTAEVSSMPACKFQVMIQKM; this is translated from the exons aTGGCGGACGAGGcgctgttcctgctgctgcacagcgAGATGGTGGCGGGGATGTACCGCGCCGCCGAGCAGGGCGAAGGG GAGAACGGGCGCTGCACCACCAAGCTGGAGAGCATGGGCTTCCGCGTCGGACAGGGGCTCATCGAGAG GTTTACAAAAGACACTGCCAGGTTCAAGGATGAATTAGATATTATGAAGTTCATTTGCAAAGATTTTTGGACAACGGTATTCAAGAAACAAATAGATAACCTAAGGACTAATCACCAG gGTATTTATGTCCTTCAAGACAATAAATTCCGTCTCTTGACGCAAATGTCTGCAGGAAAGCAATATTTAGAACATGCACCAAAG TATTTAGCATTCACCTGTGGACTAATCAGAGGAGGCCTATCAAATCTGGGAATAAAGAGTATTGTAACAGCTGAAGTTTCATCAATGCCTGCAT gtaAATTTCAGGTGATGATACAGAAGATGTAG
- the GEMIN2 gene encoding gem-associated protein 2 isoform X1 yields the protein MGSELANPFVPLLLAVFPLFPCGGFRSRRRARPQGPGSLPAAHGPSSAGASPLSRERRQPGGLCRRRGAAMESGLEELMPRLLPVGDCDLTEDFDPTVPPRTPQEYLKRVQIEAARCPDVVVAQIDPRKLKKKPTVNISISGCQPAPEGYSPTLKWQQQQVANFSAVRQSLNKHRNHWRTQHLDSNVTMPKSEDEEGWKKFCLGERVYSEIDALSDNENLGIDYLKVGFPPLLSIVSRMSQATVTSVLEYLVSWFGEKKFTPELGRWLYALLACLEKPLLPEAHSLIRQLARRCSEVRALEESKNEEQISALNLIICLVSRYFDQRDLADEPS from the exons ATGGGCAGTGAATTGGCAAACCCCTTTGTGCCACTGCTCTTGGCCGTATTTCCTTTATTCCCCTGCGGTGGTTTCCGGAGCAGACGGCGAGCCAGGCCGCAAGGCCCAGGCTCGCTGCCGGCGGCGCACGGCCCGAGCTCCGCGGGAGCATCGCCGCTCTCGCGAGAGCGCCGGCAGCCGGGCGGGCTCTGCcgccggcgcggcgcggccATGGAGTCGGGCCTAGAGGAGCTGATGCCGCGGCTGCTGCCCGTGGGCGACTGTGACCTGACCGAGGACTTCGATCCCACCGTGCCTCCCAGGACGCCCCAGGAGTATCTGAAGCGCGTCCA GATTGAAGCAGCTCGATGTCCTGACGTTGTCGTGGCGCAAATAGATCCCAGAAAATTGAAGAAGAAGCCGACAGTAAACATTTCG ATTTCTGGATGTCAGCCTGCTCCTGAAGGATACTCTCCAACGCTtaagtggcagcagcagcaagtggCCAATTTCTCAGCTGTTCGTCAG AGCCTGAACAAGCACAGGAATCACTGGCGGACACAACATTTGGACAGCAATGTTACTATG CCAAAATCAGAGGATGAAGAAGGCTGGAAGAAGTTCTGCCTCGGGGAAAGAGTATACTCAGAAATAGATGCACTATCTGATAATGAAAATTTAGGAATTGATTACTTGAAG GTGGGCTTTCCCCCTTTGCTAAGTATTGTAAGCAGGATGAGTCAG GCAACAGTAACCAGTGTCTTAGAATACCTGGTAAGCTGGTTTGGAGAGAAAAAATTTACTCCAGAGCTG GGTAGATGGCTTTATGCACTGTTGGCATGCCTTGAAAAACCTTTGCTACCTGAAGCTCACTCCCTTATTCGACAGCTGGCAAGACGATGTTCAGAAGTCAGGGCACTGGAG gAGAGCAAGAATGAAGAACAAATATCAGCTCTGAACTTGATAATCTGCTTAGTTAGTAG GTACTTTGATCAACGTGACCTGGCTGATGAGCCTTCCTAG
- the GEMIN2 gene encoding gem-associated protein 2 isoform X2, whose product MGSELANPFVPLLLAVFPLFPCGGFRSRRRARPQGPGSLPAAHGPSSAGASPLSRERRQPGGLCRRRGAAMESGLEELMPRLLPVGDCDLTEDFDPTVPPRTPQEYLKRVQIEAARCPDVVVAQIDPRKLKKKPTVNISISGCQPAPEGYSPTLKWQQQQVANFSAVRQSLNKHRNHWRTQHLDSNVTMPKSEDEEGWKKFCLGERVYSEIDALSDNENLGIDYLKVGFPPLLSIVSRMSQGRWLYALLACLEKPLLPEAHSLIRQLARRCSEVRALEESKNEEQISALNLIICLVSRYFDQRDLADEPS is encoded by the exons ATGGGCAGTGAATTGGCAAACCCCTTTGTGCCACTGCTCTTGGCCGTATTTCCTTTATTCCCCTGCGGTGGTTTCCGGAGCAGACGGCGAGCCAGGCCGCAAGGCCCAGGCTCGCTGCCGGCGGCGCACGGCCCGAGCTCCGCGGGAGCATCGCCGCTCTCGCGAGAGCGCCGGCAGCCGGGCGGGCTCTGCcgccggcgcggcgcggccATGGAGTCGGGCCTAGAGGAGCTGATGCCGCGGCTGCTGCCCGTGGGCGACTGTGACCTGACCGAGGACTTCGATCCCACCGTGCCTCCCAGGACGCCCCAGGAGTATCTGAAGCGCGTCCA GATTGAAGCAGCTCGATGTCCTGACGTTGTCGTGGCGCAAATAGATCCCAGAAAATTGAAGAAGAAGCCGACAGTAAACATTTCG ATTTCTGGATGTCAGCCTGCTCCTGAAGGATACTCTCCAACGCTtaagtggcagcagcagcaagtggCCAATTTCTCAGCTGTTCGTCAG AGCCTGAACAAGCACAGGAATCACTGGCGGACACAACATTTGGACAGCAATGTTACTATG CCAAAATCAGAGGATGAAGAAGGCTGGAAGAAGTTCTGCCTCGGGGAAAGAGTATACTCAGAAATAGATGCACTATCTGATAATGAAAATTTAGGAATTGATTACTTGAAG GTGGGCTTTCCCCCTTTGCTAAGTATTGTAAGCAGGATGAGTCAG GGTAGATGGCTTTATGCACTGTTGGCATGCCTTGAAAAACCTTTGCTACCTGAAGCTCACTCCCTTATTCGACAGCTGGCAAGACGATGTTCAGAAGTCAGGGCACTGGAG gAGAGCAAGAATGAAGAACAAATATCAGCTCTGAACTTGATAATCTGCTTAGTTAGTAG GTACTTTGATCAACGTGACCTGGCTGATGAGCCTTCCTAG